In one Sesamum indicum cultivar Zhongzhi No. 13 linkage group LG12, S_indicum_v1.0, whole genome shotgun sequence genomic region, the following are encoded:
- the LOC105175651 gene encoding subtilisin-like protease SBT5.6: FSRKIIGARYYIKGYEAYYGPLNRTLDYLSPRDMDGHGTHTSSTVGGRRVNSVSALGGFASGTASGGAPLARLAIYKVCWAIPGQGKEGGNTCFEEDMLAAIDDAIADGVDVLSISIGTRVPVGYDEDGIAIGALHAIKKNIVVACSAGNSGPAPSTLSNPAPWIITIGASSVDRKFSAPVVLGNGVKIMGQTVTPYKLEKKLYPLVYAAQVTNSDVPNNISGQCLPGSLSPEKAKGKIVLCLRGNGTRVGKGMEVKRAGGIGFILGNSKANGDELAADAHLLPATAVNYGDALKILNYIESAKAPKAHIERAKTVLGAQPAPFMAAFSSRGPNTISPDILKPDITAPGLNILAAWSEASSPTKMAEDHRVVKYNILSGTSMSCPHVAAASALLKAIHPSWSSAAIRSALITSAGLNNNEHNLITDASGNSADPFQFGSGHFRPTKAADPGLVYDASYKDYLLFLCSSGSKSLDSSFKCPKNSPSPVNLNYPSLAIPKLNGSVSAIRTVTNVGGSNSVYFVSVKPPPGISVKVSPPILFFNRAGQKKSFTITVKLDNGITADSIEKDKYAFGWYTWSDGIHNVRSPMAVSVA; the protein is encoded by the exons TTTTCCAGGAAGATTATCGGCGCCCGATATTACATCAAGGGTTATGAAGCATACTACGGGCCGCTGAACAGAACACTGGATTATCTCTCCCCTCGAGACATGGACGGTCACGGGACCCACACATCTTCCACGGTGGGTGGCCGGAGGGTTAACAGTGTCTCCGCCCTTGGAGGGTTCGCCTCAGGTACTGCCTCAGGCGGCGCCCCACTGGCTCGCCTGGCAATTTACAAAGTCTGCTGGGCTATTCCAGGCCAAGGCAAAGAAGGCGGCAACACCTGCTTCGAAGAAGACATGCTCGCCGCTATTGATGACGCCATTGCCGACGGGGTTGACGTTTTGAGCATTTCAATCGGAACCAGGGTGCCCGTAGGTTACGATGAGGATGGCATAGCAATCGGGGCGCTTCACGCCATCAAGAAAAACATCGTGGTGGCCTGCAGCGCTGGAAATTCAGGGCCTGCCCCGTCTACCTTGTCTAATCCTGCTCCCTGGATTATTACGATCGGTGCAAGCAGCGTGGATAGGAAATTTTCAGCACCGGTTGTTCTTGGAAATGGCGTCAAGATTATG GGCCAAACTGTAACTCCATATAAACTGGAAAAGAAGCTGTATCCATTAGTTTATGCAGCTCAAGTAACCAACTCTGATGTGCCCAATAACATATCCGG GCAATGCTTACCTGGATCTCTTTCTCCTGAGAAGGCCAAGGGAAAGATCGTGCTGTGTTTGAGAGGAAACGGAACCAGAGTTGGAAAAGGTATGGAGGTAAAAAGGGCTGGAGGGATCGGTTTCATCTTGGGCAATAGTAAAGCAAATGGGGACGAGTTAGCAGCTGATGCCCATCTTCTTCCCGCCACTGCTGTTAATTACGGAGATGCTCTCAAGATTCTTAACTACATCGAATCTGCGAAAGCCCCAAAGGCGCATATTGAACGTGCTAAGACGGTGTTAGGTGCCCAACCAGCACCATTCATGGCTGCTTTCTCCAGCAGAGGTCCCAACACGATTTCACCTGATATTCTAAAg CCGGATATCACGGCTCCAGGGCTAAATATATTGGCAGCATGGAGCGAAGCATCTTCTCCAACAAAGATGGCAGAAGATCATCGAGTTGtgaagtataatattttgtccGGCACGTCCATGTCTTGCCCGCATGTGGCCGCGGCATCTGCTCTTCTCAAGGCCATACACCCCAGTTGGAGTAGTGCTGCCATAAGATCTGCTCTAATCACCTCTG CCGGGCTGAATAACAATGAGCATAACCTCATCACTGATGCATCCGGCAATTCAGCAGACCCTTTTCAATTTGGTTCCGGTCATTTCAGACCCACAAAGGCTGCTGATCCAGGTCTTGTATACGACGCCTCCTACAAAGACTATCTTCTCTTCCTATGCAGCAGTGGATCCAAAAGTCTTGATTCTTCCTTCAAGTGCCCGAAAAATTCACCGTCTCCAGTTAATCTCAATTATCCATCCCTTGCAATACCCAAACTCAATGGCAGCGTTTCTGCTATTAGGACAGTAACGAACGTGGGCGGCAGCAATAGTGTTTATTTCGTCAGTGTAAAACCTCCACCAGGAATCTCCGTCAAAGTATCACCTCCCATTCTCTTCTTCAACCGTGCTGGGCAGAAGAAAAGCTTCACCATAACCGTAAAGTTAGATAACGGTATTACAGCTGACAGCATTGAGAAGGACAAGTATGCATTTGGATGGTATACATGGTCCGACGGAATTCACAATGTCCGAAGTCCCATGGCAGTTTCAGTAGCCTAG
- the LOC105175717 gene encoding subtilisin-like protease SBT5.6 produces the protein MNNQYYVVLIVSLLILLVNVSTSSAQRQVYIVYLGEHRHSHSHSGKQTWEEIEEMHHSYLQAVKGSKEEAKACIIYSYKNVINGFSALLTPQEAATISEMEGVISVFHSHPTKSRLHTTRSWDFMSLLEANWDATRQPINPGRFLRRAGYGKNVIVGVLDSGVWPESQSFNDEGMEPIPSSWKGICESGVAFNSSHCNRKLVGARYYLKSYEANFGPLDPKLDFRSPRDINGHGTHTSSTIGGRRVRNAAAIGGFGYGTATGGAPLVRLAIYKVCWPIPGQTPVEGNTCLDDDMLAAFDDAIADGVQVISVSIGRNTSTPYIQDGIAIGSLHAVKRNIVVACSAGNSGPTPFTVTNVAPWIITVGASSIDRVFSSPVLLGNGAQVQGQSITPFKKGTYPLVKHI, from the exons ATGAACAATCAGTACTATGTCGTCCTCATTGTATCCCTTCTAATTCTACTTGTCAATGTCTCAACTTCATCTGCTCAACGACAG GTGTACATAGTTTACCTGGGAGAGCATCGGCATAGCCATAGTCATAGCGGGAAGCAAACATGGGAAGAAATAGAAGAGATGCACCACTCGTATTTGCAGGCTGTGAAGGGGTCCAAGGAGGAAGCAAAAGCCTGCATTATTTACAGCTACAAGAACGTCATCAATGGCTTCTCGGCCTTGCTCACCCCTCAAGAAGCCGCTACAATATCAG AGATGGAGGGTGTGATTTCAGTGTTCCATAGCCACCCCACAAAGTCAAGGCTTCACACAACCAGATCATGGGATTTCATGAGCTTGCTCGAAGCTAATTGGGATGCTACACGACAACCTATTAATCCAGGCCGATTCTTGCGTAGAGCTGGATATGGCAAGAATGTCATTGTTGGGGTATTGGATAGtg GCGTGTGGCCAGAGTCTCAGAGCTTCAATGATGAGGGGATGGAACCTATTCCATCATCGTGGAAAGGGATTTGCGAGAGTGGTGTGGCTTTCAATTCTTCTCATTGTAATAG GAAACTGGTAGGAGCGCGCTACTATTTGAAAAGTTACGAGGCCAATTTCGGGCCCCTTGACCCGAAACTGGACTTCCGATCACCGAGGGACATCAATGGTCACGGTACTCACACGTCATCAACCATAGGTGGCAGGAGAGTCCGCAATGCCGCCGCAATAGGGGGTTTTGGCTACGGAACCGCCACCGGGGGCGCCCCACTGGTGCGTCTAGCCATCTACAAAGTCTGTTGGCCAATTCCAGGACAAACACCGGTGGAAGGAAATACATGCCTGGATGACGACATGCTTGCCGCTTTTGACGACGCCATCGCCGACGGGGTTCAAGTGATAAGTGTTTCAATTGGGAGGAACACTAGCACGCCCTACATCCAGGATGGTATTGCCATTGGATCGTTGCATGCCGTGAAGCGTAACATTGTGGTAGCTTGTAGTGCTGGGAACTCAGGTCCTACGCCGTTTACCGTCACGAATGTTGCTCCCTGGATCATCACTGTTGGAGCGAGCAGCATAGATCGGGTCTTTTCGTCACCTGTCCTGCTTGGAAACGGCGCCCAAGTACAG GGACAATCAATCACTCCATTCAAGAAGGGGACGTATCCCCTTGTAAAACATATATGA